A part of Melittangium boletus DSM 14713 genomic DNA contains:
- a CDS encoding DUF2019 domain-containing protein: MNLKQFVEEFAANVAGQTDAIWRGDSKTGNRHAKKYLAAFDKLRAHGDAGRTALVSLLAHPRMDVRVKAAAYLLRYRTAEAKGVLEEAAKSEGMIPFIAAQVLKNWEEGTWNLDLE; encoded by the coding sequence GTGAATCTAAAGCAGTTCGTGGAGGAGTTCGCTGCCAATGTGGCCGGGCAGACGGATGCGATCTGGAGGGGAGATTCCAAGACGGGTAATCGGCACGCGAAGAAGTATCTGGCGGCGTTCGATAAGTTGCGTGCCCACGGTGATGCCGGAAGGACTGCCTTGGTTTCCTTGCTTGCACACCCGCGCATGGATGTTCGAGTCAAGGCGGCAGCGTACTTGCTTCGCTATAGGACAGCCGAAGCGAAAGGAGTTCTAGAAGAAGCCGCGAAGAGCGAGGGGATGATTCCCTTTATTGCCGCTCAGGTGTTGAAGAATTGGGAGGAAGGCACCTGGAATCTGGATCTTGAGTAG
- a CDS encoding YqaA family protein, whose protein sequence is MPDASTLAHWGLPGLFLVAMVAGSILPAPSEAVLAALVYGGVSPSSAVGVATLGNVLGSLTVYLLGSWVARGGGGPVGRWVQRRSAQEGPRLERARARLATWGAPALLFAWLPVVGDVFVLAAGLVGMRAGPFVGFVTLGKGLRYLVVAFSALAARHTGISP, encoded by the coding sequence ATGCCCGATGCCTCTACACTCGCTCATTGGGGACTGCCCGGGCTCTTCCTGGTGGCGATGGTGGCGGGCTCCATCCTGCCCGCGCCCTCCGAGGCGGTGCTCGCCGCGCTCGTCTATGGCGGCGTGTCCCCCTCATCGGCGGTGGGGGTGGCCACCCTGGGCAACGTGCTGGGCTCGCTCACCGTGTACCTCCTGGGCTCCTGGGTGGCGCGCGGGGGCGGGGGGCCCGTGGGCCGCTGGGTCCAACGCCGGAGCGCCCAGGAGGGCCCCCGGTTGGAGCGGGCCCGGGCGCGACTGGCGACGTGGGGCGCTCCCGCGCTCCTGTTCGCCTGGCTTCCCGTCGTGGGTGACGTGTTCGTGCTCGCCGCGGGGCTCGTGGGCATGCGCGCCGGGCCCTTCGTTGGCTTCGTGACCCTCGGCAAGGGCCTGCGTTACCTCGTCGTCGCGTTCTCGGCTCTCGCGGCGCGTCATACTGGAATTTCACCGTGA